Proteins encoded in a region of the Paenibacillus sp. W2I17 genome:
- a CDS encoding PTS transporter subunit EIIC, producing the protein MLKSLQKLGKSLMLPVATLPAAGILQGLGLLNYEKDIPLGPVIGGFLNQYVVPFLNEGAGAIFGNLALIFAIGVAIGLAGDAVAALSALIAYMVLTRILGAVPGVFGYIPDDVKLDMGVLGGIFAGLLAAYMYKKYHNIKLPDWLGFFSGKRFVPMVTAGSMLVLAILFGMVWSPIQDAIGAFGAWIVGFGGVGSMVFMIANRLLIPLGLHHVLNSIAWFQIGDYTNAAGEVVHGDLTRFFNGDPTAGMFMSGFFPIMMFALPAAALALIHTARPEKRKMVASIFIGAAVASFLTGITEPLEFSFMFAAPLLYVVHAILTGAAALIMYLLNVKLGFAFSAGLIDYLVNMKLSTNPLLMIPVGLAFAVVYYFLFRFMIIKFNLKTPGREDDAYDADTPTNTSAVAASADTKAGKVLAEIGGTDNIESIDACITRLRLVVRDDKAVNDRALKQLGASGVMRLGGGAVQVIFGTQSEILKDEIKKLM; encoded by the coding sequence ATGCTGAAATCACTGCAAAAGCTGGGAAAATCCCTGATGCTTCCTGTAGCAACCCTGCCTGCGGCAGGTATTCTTCAAGGCCTCGGTCTTCTTAATTATGAAAAGGACATTCCGCTCGGTCCCGTGATCGGGGGATTTCTTAATCAGTATGTAGTTCCATTCCTGAATGAGGGAGCGGGGGCGATCTTCGGCAACCTTGCGCTCATCTTCGCCATTGGGGTGGCAATCGGACTGGCGGGGGATGCGGTCGCCGCGCTTTCTGCCCTGATCGCTTATATGGTGCTGACGCGGATTCTGGGAGCCGTCCCAGGTGTATTCGGCTATATTCCTGACGATGTCAAGCTGGATATGGGCGTATTGGGCGGGATATTTGCCGGACTGCTTGCAGCCTATATGTATAAAAAATACCATAATATCAAGCTTCCTGACTGGCTCGGCTTCTTCTCCGGCAAACGCTTTGTGCCGATGGTCACCGCTGGCTCCATGCTGGTGTTGGCCATCCTGTTCGGCATGGTCTGGAGCCCGATTCAGGATGCCATCGGCGCTTTTGGCGCCTGGATTGTAGGTTTTGGCGGCGTTGGCTCCATGGTGTTTATGATCGCCAACCGCCTGCTCATTCCGCTCGGTCTGCATCATGTCCTCAACTCCATCGCCTGGTTCCAGATCGGAGATTATACCAATGCAGCCGGAGAAGTCGTGCACGGCGACCTAACCCGCTTCTTCAACGGAGATCCTACAGCAGGCATGTTCATGTCTGGCTTCTTCCCGATTATGATGTTTGCTCTTCCGGCAGCGGCGCTAGCCTTGATTCATACAGCCCGGCCTGAAAAGCGCAAAATGGTCGCTTCGATCTTTATCGGCGCAGCGGTGGCTTCGTTCTTAACGGGTATTACCGAGCCGCTCGAATTCTCCTTCATGTTCGCGGCGCCTCTGCTATATGTGGTGCACGCTATTCTTACTGGTGCGGCGGCCCTGATCATGTACCTGCTGAATGTTAAGCTGGGCTTCGCCTTCTCTGCAGGTCTGATCGATTACCTCGTGAATATGAAGCTGTCGACCAATCCGCTGCTCATGATCCCGGTCGGACTCGCATTTGCGGTCGTCTATTATTTCCTGTTCCGGTTCATGATTATCAAGTTCAACCTGAAAACGCCGGGACGCGAGGATGACGCTTATGATGCCGATACCCCCACTAATACTTCCGCCGTGGCAGCGTCTGCCGATACCAAGGCTGGCAAAGTGCTCGCCGAGATCGGGGGAACAGATAATATCGAGAGCATTGACGCCTGCATCACTCGCCTCCGGCTAGTTGTCAGGGACGACAAAGCCGTCAACGATCGGGCGCTCAAACAGCTTGGCGCTTCCGGTGTCATGAGGCTCGGTGGTGGAGCTGTGCAGGTCATCTTCGGCACCCAGTCCGAAATCCTCAAGGACGAGATTAAGAAGCTGATGTAA